Sequence from the Rutidosis leptorrhynchoides isolate AG116_Rl617_1_P2 chromosome 3, CSIRO_AGI_Rlap_v1, whole genome shotgun sequence genome:
ACATAGGGAATGACCTATTCCTAGGCTTCCGCGCAAATTTTAAATACTAATGTGTATAACATTAGGCCACTTGCAATGGGCCGTTACCCACCTCCGCTACCCATCGCCAGCCGCTCACGGCCACCACCACCAAACCTTTAAAGGTTCCGCCAGTGGAGCCTGCAACGAGGCTAACGGATGAAATTGTGGGGCCCACTTCAacttcttgtttttttttttaatttttgaatTCAAAATAATACCTGCAACGAGGCTACAGGATGAAATCATTCATTGTTCGTCGGATTGAAGATGAAGATCGAGTGCCCTTCTCGTCGGAAGTGAAGTGCGGCGATTGAAGATGAAGATCGAGTATTTGGGGAAGATGATAAAATTTAGGGTGGTGGGTTGGTGGATGGAtgtataaatgaataaataaattattaaatatttaataataataattaataattcataattcataattaataatgtaattttttaattatatttaataaaatgttatttgtatttatttattgtatttaagtaataattttaaattggttaaagtttgaaatggagtgtatgattgtgagtgtttagtgaaaggaatgttaaatggtttgtgctgatgtggcgctgatgtggaggaGAGAAGTTCAGTGAAAGGAGAGAACGATTGTGTGTGGCCTTACAATCAAAGTGTTGTTTCTTACTACATGTGTGTTTTATTTTATATGTGAGCTTTTTTCTTCTATGTCTTGCCATTATTCATTGATCTTTATGGTTTCGGGCAAGATGCGCCAAGGACTATGTCCAAAATCTTTCGTTTTTGTAAACTTCAGCAGGTTTTATCAAGATGAGTTACAGTTGTAATGAATTCAGATGATTCATGTAATTGTTCGAATAAATTACAACTCCAATACAACATTGTTCGTTTGATTCACTTAAAAACACGTATATATAACAGAACATGACCAAAATACTTTCTTTCCGTTTATTCAGGGAACACAGGGCAAGGTTTTACGCCTCACATTATTTCTGTGGCTGCCGGAGAGGTATCAAGACAAAACCTTTGTATcatcttttttatatttttgtaaaaaatctGCTACAAGTCGACAAGTCGTTCACTTTGTAACTGTTTTTGAAACAGTCAACTAATATACTAATGAATCTAGAGTGTAACTGTTAATTTTGTATTTGTAGATGTATACTTTGAACACCTACTTTTGGCTTTGTCATCTGTTTATATTTTGTGTAGGATGTGAGCCAAAAAATTATGTCGTTTGTGCATCAAAGCAAACACGAGATGTGTGTTCTCTCAGCATCTGGTTCGATATCTAATGCATCTTTACGCCAGCCAGCTACATCATCAGGCAACATTAGTTATGAGGTAAACAAATTTAAACACTCTCACGTTCAGATTTCGAAGCATGAATTAATCATTGTGGTTTTTATGTTATCAGGGTCGTTTCGATATCCTCTCATTCTGTGGCTCTTTTATACGTACTGAATTTGGTAATAGTGCGGGTGGATTAAGTGTTTGTTTGTCTAGTAATGACGGGCAAATTATTGGTGGGGCCATCGATGGCCCACTGATAGCTGCAGGCCCAGTTCAGGTAATATTTAAAGATACTACCAAGAAGTAGTACTGTATCAATAATTCAATATGCGTTTTATGATTACTCTTTGATTAATTGTTTGTTTCAGGTAATTGTTGGCACATTTGCTGTTGAAGGTAAGAAAGAAACTGCTTCTGTTATTAAGGGTGATGCTTCTATTAATAAGTTGCCGTCGCCGAACGTTGTGACGCCATCGTTACCGAACTTAAGCTTCCTATCGCAACCAGATTCTTCCGGAAGAAATGTAGTTGGCGGTAGCGATGAACAACAAAGTATGGATGGGTACCAGTTCATGATTCAGAATCAGAATCGAAATTTGCCTGTAAGCGATTGGAGGAGTAATAATGATTCTAGGAGTACTACTAGTTATGACTTTTCAGGTAATGATTTGTGTACATATGTATGTTAGTAGTAGCCTATATTTTTGATACAAAATCAGGTTATGAATCGTTCGGCGcttaatcattcagttttatcaaacacacattattttattattaattattttattattaagatGATTTGATAAGTGTTGGTTGTGTAGGAAGAGGGAATCATGGGGGGCAACAGTCACCGAAGAATGGGGATTTTGATCGCTTTCAAGACTGAATGTGTTGGATTATGATTAACGAGATCGACAGTTGGAtataataatatataggtttgatttGTGCAGCAGCAGGGGATCTGGTGGGAAGTTGTAACACAATGGCATCATCAATGTACAGTTAACCCAAGAACATAATTCTTAAATGTTTTGATGTGTCTTTTTAGATGTTAGCAAATTACTACTTATTTTCAATTTACTTTCGCATGTCTTTGGATTAGCTAATGTACTTAAATCATGTTTACATTGTGCAAAATTCTCACCCTCTTCATTATTATTTATAGTACTTATACTAGAAAGTTACCGACCGCGCGTTGTGGCGGTGGCGTTCGGGTCATAATGTGGGTGCTCTGTTTGTGCTTATTATGTTTGAAACTATTTAGGATACGTGGGTCTTATGTTAATACACATAATGTAAACATTCATATAAAGAAAATCTATTCAgtttgaacgtagttagtttcgtttcgttgataaaattattttgagtctaaCGGTGCTAGAGGAAGATATGGGTTGtcattgtgtttagcgttttttaaaaagtgtccgtttcaaacATAATTCTTATCgtcttgttcataaaattatttcgagtaagacGCTACTGTCGAGAAATTTTAACTCGCGGCAAGCGGGAACATACGGGCTGTCGTTGaggttagcgtttttttaaaagtgtccgtttcgaatgtagttagtttcgttttgttcacaaAAATATTTCAAGTTTAACGATGCTGGCGGGAAAATTTACTCGTGGCGAGCAGGAAGAAACGGGCTGtcattgtgtttagcgttttttaaaaggtatccgtttcgaacgtaccttttatcgttttgttcataaaattatttcgagtacgaCGTTGCTTTCGAAAAAatgtaactcgcggcgagcgggaagatacgggctgtcgttgtggttagcgttttttaaaaagtgtccgtttcgaacgtagttagtttcgttttgttcacagaaatatttcgagtttaacagtGTGGTCGGTGgaatttaactcggagcgaggaggaagatacgggctgtcataGGGGTTGGGGGAGTTTTTTATTCTAATTAGGGTAGTTTATGTAAGGTGTGGATCGTTGAGGGGGGGTTTTGTGCAATTTTTGGGGTGAAGTTTGGTCAATTGTCGTTTTGACCATTTTTTGGGTGGGGTTGGGGGTCAAACGACCAAACTCCCCACGACTGTTAGTATATAGGGGTAATAATGCATTATTGACACATATCGCATGATTTTTCAGTTTTTTATTGGTGTGTATATGTAAGATAtaagcagtgttgtaaatctccagagatctcgtttttagaaggcaatcgagacgagatgttcatctcccgagatttctcggtcaacggagtcaaacttagtcaaaaccacgatttctcggattttcttgctaatttgtaagattttcttgtaaaattcgtaatttttaagattttctcgctcatttctcggatatttttgtaaaatttcgtaaaaacgtaggggggtgaatagttaatacgtttttaacatattttcgattgatcaccaaattcgattaactatgatcaaccaattcaactcaaagttGATGTGTGtactgtatatgttcaaaatgatgaatgaagtgatctaaagaacatagacacgaggatttatagtggttcgggtggatgttaactaatccaccttaatccactccccaattactCTAATCGGAATTTGttacttcactaagcacttttctccaaacccggtggagatccgatttacaagtcttcaatttctttggtagacaacaaacctaatcttcctatccctttgaaagatcaactccaacctagatcaacttgtcttcaccttggacaagtattaatctccaaatgagattaatcaacttcctaatttcctttaaggaagtagatcactaagctatcttatgcttctactaattaaagttacaagacttatacactttgtaatgataaTCCTaaaacaatactaggacatacattacactaagtaaactcacaagattaatgattttgattagcaagtttacaacaaccaaattctatatctataagatcatagaatcttctcttgcttgatcacatttgagtagtaattagagcccttgtgatctctggaaataagcttttgaaatatgcaagagggtcggcttcaaatgctcttcaatgcttgccttttatagtaggattcaaaaaatagccgttgtcacacggttgccagcacggtcgaccgtggttcgaccgtgcgtgctccagtccaaaatatgtatccgttgtatgaACGTTTGACtaagatttgaacaccacattttgaaacctttactccatctagcacctgcaaaagaaatccaacatcctatacaagtactgataaggctaaaaaggaacatatatttcatagcaatatccctcctaaataataggttttcatatgtaattgtattatattttcattgtattgtttaaataaataagtgcgaagacaaaaggcgaaaacgaagatttgaagatgcaaacgtccaaaaagctcaaatgtacaagatacaatccaagtggttcaaattattgatgagaaacgtctaaaaatgacaagagtacaagttacaaaacgcaaagtacaagatattaaattgtacgcaaggacgttcgaaaattcggaaccgagacatgaaccaactttcaacgatcgacgcaacggagctaaaattacaagttaactatgctcaaaaatataatataatatttaaataattcataataagaataataataaataataaaaagttgttaattgagcatagttaaggggtcataagtgaaaatttcaaatcaccaattgtctataaaatgaaattcacggtgtaatgaaaagaacaccttttcttcatatttctttctctcttatgtaatatgtaatatatatttatttttaatataagttaattttaataataaagttatggtttagttgggttattgtaagaaatgttttacgggttttaaagtcgaaactctgtccgtgtaacgctacacgattaatattcaatgtaagttatgttcttcctttttaaattaatgtctcgtaactaagttattattatgcttatttaagccgaagtaatcgtgatgtttgactaaatattaagacggggttattggattttgtaccataattaaggttatggcaaaagaccgacacttgtggaaattggactattgactattaatagatgggggtattgtctaattgagtgacaactcattggagtctgtcgaacctatcttcaaattaattatcctaataattaataatgaatatggctgtcctatttagtgacgttcatatggaatctattataatcatttaattaattattcgagttgggtaattgattattcaaactgatcaagtgggtaaattaatattcatatctaatcaaaacaggggtggattacatacagtgataactggtgtaattgttgacagaagtgataactgcgtcacagtttaaatccttaattagttggaatatttgacttcgggtataaggataatttgacgaggacactcgcactttatatttatgaccgatggactattatggataaaaaccagataggtatcaaataaaccatgacaaaggacaattaacccgagtaacaattaattaaaatcaaaacgttaaacatcatgattacggaagtgtaaataagcataatccttttatttcatattctatcgcaattttatttattgttattttatttatcgtcatttatatattttacgaactttaattattgtcatttatctttacgcttaaaaatataaaatcgacaaaccggtcattaaacggtaaaaaaacccccttttataataatattactacttatatatatatatatatatatatatatatatatatatatatatatatatatatatatatatatatatatatatatatagttttataaaaatatagtacgtaatcactagctccctgtggaacgaaccggacttactaaaaactacactactctacgattaggtacactgcctataatgttgtagcaaggtttaggtatatcccatccgtaaattaataaaacttgtgtcatattttgtagtattttgtattaaaaataatactatttcgtaccctcacgctacatcaccaagtttttggcgccgctgccggggtgcgctaaaacgctatatttttaatttatatctgtaaaaatataattataaaaaaagtaatttcggggacactttttgtgttttcacggggtatttaagttttttttttttttagtttttgattgattaaagatatattaatttaaatataataatttaataaatataataatataataatattgaaataaaatataataatataataatattttagaatcaaatttgatacgtaaaagttttaaaatttttaaaaagtcgtatttattaaatattttaggggtatattatgtgacttataattaataatttctataatgtcgctttcatgtgaatagtaaattaattaatttctataatttgaatcgtaaaagttttaaaaagtcgtatttattaaatatttcaggggtatattatataacttgcaattaataatttctatcatgtcgctttcatgtgaatagtaaattaattaatttcttttcatttactattcatgaatagtaaatgagttaaaaaaaagttttgaaaaaaaataataataaaaaaaaattattaattcctttttaaaaaaaaaaatttgtgtaaaaaaatcgtttttttttaa
This genomic interval carries:
- the LOC139896018 gene encoding AT-hook motif nuclear-localized protein 14-like; protein product: MEPDDLGLGSYYHHHHPQPQPPPPPQRHPQPPPTTITNGMLPNTTTNDHRPSQLLYPHNSAPSAVSSPLETGVRRKRGRPRKYGTPEQAAAAKRLSSSSSQSTSVPPLSQPMKKDLSLGVGASSTTSFKKSSLGNTGQGFTPHIISVAAGEDVSQKIMSFVHQSKHEMCVLSASGSISNASLRQPATSSGNISYEGRFDILSFCGSFIRTEFGNSAGGLSVCLSSNDGQIIGGAIDGPLIAAGPVQVIVGTFAVEGKKETASVIKGDASINKLPSPNVVTPSLPNLSFLSQPDSSGRNVVGGSDEQQSMDGYQFMIQNQNRNLPVSDWRSNNDSRSTTSYDFSGRGNHGGQQSPKNGDFDRFQD